A genome region from Oceanococcus sp. HetDA_MAG_MS8 includes the following:
- a CDS encoding paraquat-inducible protein A, translated as MPEASVASKPPLWPVVVQALLLLVVLLSTYEVVHSLRAAQHLREQKAELENIQYGLLDASVWVDEISRILEHKVQTLDLGPENRAAIKASFSRVLDTLLREIDSYIRQRNAQGDWWQRVQGKFRQGLQDLLVDFEDIRDKAPYYAEQILIELDKPEARAELSAFLRTALEDVSQSTFTAVDRTRIEAIELEHDCVEWAYCRGVLLAKVKQHQQHAQWQMAVLLGALFVMLLQMTLASRQGIWQGLDQGRLGWALTLLGISAVMAAGVLCPMLNVEARISELKLELLGERIVFSDQVLYFQSKSVLDIVWLMLQDGDLGAALVGVAVMTFSVLFPLTKLLAALSLLGPQPPAHAPVRRFFALKSAKWSMADVMVVAIIMAYLGFDGLMDSQLGRLNQPMSGAEVLTTNGTELQPGFLLFFAFCMAGLWSSTLLERRLSRAAKSSLAANVA; from the coding sequence ATGCCTGAGGCTTCAGTAGCGTCGAAGCCGCCACTATGGCCAGTGGTGGTTCAGGCCTTGCTGCTCCTGGTGGTGCTGCTCAGCACCTATGAGGTCGTTCACAGTCTGCGCGCCGCTCAGCATCTGCGCGAGCAGAAGGCAGAACTGGAGAACATTCAATACGGCCTTTTGGATGCCAGCGTCTGGGTGGACGAAATTAGCCGCATCCTCGAGCACAAGGTGCAAACCTTGGATTTAGGGCCAGAAAACCGCGCCGCCATTAAGGCCAGTTTCAGCCGGGTGTTGGACACCCTATTGCGCGAAATTGATAGCTATATTCGGCAGCGCAACGCCCAGGGGGACTGGTGGCAACGCGTCCAGGGCAAGTTCCGCCAGGGCTTGCAAGACTTGTTGGTCGACTTTGAAGATATTCGCGACAAAGCGCCCTACTACGCAGAGCAAATCTTAATTGAGCTGGATAAGCCTGAGGCCAGGGCTGAGCTCAGCGCCTTCTTGCGCACCGCTCTGGAGGATGTCTCGCAATCTACCTTCACTGCAGTAGACCGTACGCGCATCGAGGCCATTGAGCTGGAGCACGACTGCGTAGAGTGGGCCTATTGCCGCGGTGTTCTGCTGGCCAAAGTGAAGCAGCATCAGCAGCATGCCCAATGGCAGATGGCGGTACTGCTAGGCGCTCTTTTTGTGATGCTGTTGCAGATGACGCTGGCCAGCCGGCAGGGGATTTGGCAGGGCCTAGATCAGGGGCGCCTGGGCTGGGCGCTGACCTTATTGGGGATTTCCGCAGTGATGGCTGCGGGGGTGCTCTGCCCGATGCTGAATGTAGAAGCCCGAATTAGTGAGCTCAAGCTGGAGCTGCTGGGTGAGCGCATCGTCTTCAGCGACCAGGTCTTGTACTTCCAGAGCAAAAGCGTGCTGGATATTGTGTGGCTGATGCTGCAAGACGGTGACCTGGGTGCGGCGCTGGTCGGCGTGGCGGTGATGACCTTCAGCGTTCTGTTCCCCCTCACAAAACTCCTCGCCGCGCTGAGTTTGCTAGGGCCGCAGCCGCCAGCGCATGCCCCGGTGCGGCGCTTCTTTGCCTTGAAGTCCGCCAAATGGTCCATGGCGGATGTGATGGTGGTGGCCATCATCATGGCCTACCTAGGTTTTGATGGCCTTATGGACAGTCAGCTGGGGCGGTTGAATCAACCGATGAGCGGTGCCGAAGTGCTTACAACCAACGGGACGGAACTGCAGCCAGGGTTCTTGCTGTTCTTTGCCTTTTGCATGGCTGGGTTGTGGTCATCGACCTTGCTTGAGCGCCGCCTTAGTCGCGCTGCAAAATCTTCTCTCGCCGCGAACGTAGCCTAG
- a CDS encoding crotonase/enoyl-CoA hydratase family protein, with amino-acid sequence MSEPLVVQRDGAVAEVHLHRPDKHNALDWPLFEALVHTGRELAADRSLRAVVLCGDGPSFCSGLDYPAMMQQPDAFKQGFSRAEGAQANFVQEAAWVWKQMPVPVLCAIHGACFGGGIQIALAADLRFATPDARLSVMEIKWGLIPDVTGTATLRELVRLDVAKDLTYSGRIVSGEEALTLGLVTRLETDPLAAARAYAADLCQKNPEALRLGKQLLDANWNEPDASTVLAREQELQLKLLGSKNQQEAAKAALTKTLPDFDDSRF; translated from the coding sequence TTGAGCGAGCCTTTAGTGGTCCAGCGTGATGGCGCTGTGGCTGAAGTGCACTTGCACCGGCCAGACAAACACAATGCCCTGGATTGGCCCCTGTTTGAGGCCTTGGTACATACCGGGCGCGAGCTTGCGGCCGACCGCAGCCTGCGCGCTGTGGTGCTATGTGGCGATGGGCCCAGCTTTTGCTCGGGCCTAGATTATCCGGCGATGATGCAGCAGCCAGATGCCTTTAAGCAGGGCTTTTCTCGGGCTGAAGGTGCGCAGGCCAATTTTGTGCAGGAGGCCGCCTGGGTGTGGAAGCAGATGCCGGTGCCGGTGCTGTGTGCCATCCATGGAGCCTGCTTTGGCGGCGGTATTCAAATCGCGCTCGCGGCCGACCTGCGTTTTGCTACGCCTGATGCGCGTTTATCAGTCATGGAAATTAAATGGGGGTTGATTCCGGATGTGACGGGAACGGCGACCCTGCGCGAGCTGGTACGTTTAGATGTTGCCAAAGACCTCACTTACAGCGGACGCATTGTCAGCGGCGAAGAGGCCCTGACCCTAGGTCTGGTGACCCGCCTTGAAACCGACCCTTTGGCGGCAGCACGTGCTTATGCGGCAGACCTGTGCCAGAAGAACCCGGAAGCCCTGCGCTTAGGAAAACAGCTCTTAGATGCCAACTGGAATGAGCCAGATGCCTCCACGGTATTGGCGCGAGAGCAAGAGCTGCAACTGAAGTTGCTAGGCAGTAAAAACCAACAGGAAGCAGCTAAAGCCGCGCTCACCAAAACTCTACCGGATTTTGATGACTCGCGATTTTAA
- a CDS encoding ketoacyl-ACP synthase III, translating into MSLQAACIKGLGTYVPPKVVTNHDLEKFMETSHDWIVERSGIEQRHWVEGGVQGNYDLALEAARAALNDAQMQASDIDCIIYATLSPDHYFPGSGVFLGRELGIIGVPAYDIRQQCSGFVYGLEMANALVASGQYQNILLVGSETHSPGLDKTTRGRTISVLFGDGAGAAIIGRATDDQHKILASEVHADGSGAEDLWMPYPTFRKPEIMTHEDLDAGRQYPTMEGQKVFKNAVKRMPEVVHSVLSKAGYTLDDLDMLIPHQANLRINEMVAKLLRLPPEKVHNNIQKYGNTTAATIPICLNEAREMGKVKSGDLVCCVAFGAGFTWGAVLLRL; encoded by the coding sequence ATGAGTCTGCAAGCAGCCTGCATCAAGGGCTTAGGCACCTATGTGCCACCTAAGGTCGTCACCAACCACGACTTAGAAAAGTTCATGGAAACCAGCCATGACTGGATTGTGGAACGCTCCGGCATCGAACAACGGCATTGGGTTGAGGGCGGTGTGCAGGGCAATTACGACCTGGCGCTGGAAGCGGCACGGGCTGCACTCAACGATGCACAGATGCAAGCCAGCGACATTGACTGCATCATCTACGCCACACTTTCTCCTGATCACTATTTCCCTGGCAGCGGCGTGTTCCTGGGCCGTGAGCTCGGCATTATCGGCGTGCCCGCCTACGACATTCGCCAACAATGCTCTGGGTTTGTCTACGGACTAGAAATGGCCAACGCGCTGGTTGCCAGTGGGCAATATCAGAACATTCTGTTGGTAGGCTCAGAAACCCACTCGCCAGGCCTGGATAAAACCACCCGCGGCCGCACCATTTCCGTATTGTTTGGCGATGGTGCCGGCGCCGCCATCATTGGCCGCGCCACCGATGACCAACATAAAATTTTGGCCAGCGAAGTCCATGCCGATGGCTCTGGCGCGGAAGATTTGTGGATGCCTTATCCCACTTTCCGCAAGCCCGAAATCATGACCCATGAAGACCTGGACGCAGGTCGCCAGTACCCCACCATGGAAGGGCAAAAGGTGTTTAAAAACGCCGTCAAACGTATGCCCGAAGTGGTGCATTCCGTGCTCAGCAAGGCTGGCTACACCCTGGATGATCTGGACATGCTCATCCCCCACCAAGCCAACCTGCGCATTAACGAAATGGTGGCCAAGCTACTGCGTCTGCCCCCCGAAAAGGTGCATAACAACATCCAGAAATACGGCAACACCACTGCCGCCACCATCCCCATCTGCCTCAACGAAGCCCGCGAAATGGGCAAGGTCAAGTCCGGCGACTTGGTCTGCTGCGTCGCCTTTGGCGCCGGCTTCACCTGGGGTGCGGTGCTGCTGAGACTGTAG